One part of the Dermacentor andersoni chromosome 2, qqDerAnde1_hic_scaffold, whole genome shotgun sequence genome encodes these proteins:
- the LOC126539725 gene encoding uncharacterized protein yields MLSAGNSVSAPGRGSSTPFLNEDASYKVVLPRLPTGNDVLNSIFLHADLSGRPYRAPDFRDALLEVVNTSDIVAVGQYQMSHVWMVTCASSAAKQTLVACVELRVKGLKRMVIDPETKNIKLKLLWLPPHLEPRRVEEALQAYGQVKSVEREVWRCTGMEQWVTTNREVSLVLKDTITVTSITHIMSIYGHQCLVLIPGRPPLCLRCKRVGHVRRQCRTPRCLQCHRFGHSADACVSTYATKLRSGQYSADESQLDHLMDSTEVVDATGETTGDIKDEEQESLKPMPASHNSSSNTSEATGEDDSVCPPGLASFKEKPPDDKEEEEEAMDISQARKRPAPCNDEATESALEAREKVSPSAQRTPSPGDNVPRRFYQRSQESAKKKSKGSKTTDLPVAKGDETQKL; encoded by the coding sequence atgctctctgctggaAACAGCGTATCGGCCCCAGGCCGAGGATCGTCGACCCCGTTTTTGAACGAAGATGCAAGCTACAAAGTTGTCCTCCCACGTCTACCAACCGGTAACGATGTTTTGAATTCTATTTTCCTTCATGCGGACTTGAGTGGCAGACCATACCGTGCTCCCGACTTCCGAGACGCTCTGCTTGAGGTAGTGAATACTTCAGATATTGTAGCTGTCGGACAGTATCAAATGAGCCATGTATGGATGGTTACTTGCGCTAGTAGTGCGGCAAAACAGACTCTCGTTGCCTGTGTTGAGCTCCGTGTCAAAGGGCTGAAGCGCATGGTGATAGATCCGGAGACTAAAAACATCAAGCTTAAATTACTATGGCTTCCACCTCACCTTGAACCACGACGCGTTGAAGAGGCGTTGCAGGCCTATGGTCAGGTGAAGTCGGTGGAGAGAGAAGTATGGAGATGCACTGGCATGGAACAGTGGGTGACAACAAACCGGGAGGTTTCCTTGGTGCTCAAGGACACTATCACCGTAACCTCAATAACGCACATTATGTCCATTTATGGACACCAGTGCCTTGTACTTATCCCCGGTAGGCCTCCGCTGTGCCTTCGTTGTAAGCGCGTGGGACACGTTCGACGACAATGCAGAACACCGAGATGCTTACAGTGCCACCGATTTGGTCACTCAGCGGACGCCTGCGTGTCCACCTACGCCACTAAGCTTCGTTCTGGGCAATATAGCGCAGACGAGTCACAACTGGACCATCTCATGGATTCTACAGAGGTAGTAGATGCCACCGGAGAGACTACAGGTGACATTAAGGACGAGGAACAGGAGTCCTTGAAGCCAATGCCAGCCAGTCACAACAGCTCAAGCAATACTAGCGAAGCTACCGGCGAGGATGACTCAGTTTGCCCACCTGGCCTAGCAAGCTTTAAAGAAAAGCCCCCTGATgacaaggaagaagaggaagaggcgatggacataaGTCAGGCAAGGAAACGTCCGGCACCATGCAACGACGaagcaacagaaagtgcactaGAGGCGCGCGAGAAAGTGTCTCCTAGTGCTCAGCGAACTCCCTCTCCTGGTGATAATGTGCCGCGCCGGTTTTATCAGCGTAGTCAGGAGAGTGCCAAAAAGAAGTCCAAAGGGAGCAAGACCACAGATTTACCTGTGGCCAAGGGCGATGAAACACAAAAGCTTTAG
- the LOC126539784 gene encoding uncharacterized protein, whose translation MWALTPSVFANIHWDQSPLRYLGVPLDNFRNSGPHWTSTITTIRRKVTTWQGRDLSIFARAKACNTFLTSKLLYVLQVLHCSCLHVQAFHRIFACFIWHSSWEAMRRDNLFLPLEKGGLGLVHLCVRQLVMRLFYLKDVRHPFLLAVNRARLASHLPFPFVTTNFAQELPLWGFLKELVDTISFLKARFNLEYLFTVNRTSLNVALIDNLFPEPPYRNPHLSLFGQDVLCRVRRMCIAPAAKTFFFKLHTSTLPFKTWLPEKELYVPWNTNSRLCNQPETKEHCFILCRDAFLFWDILQRTIKKDFPLTCHGIRFLPFKKTASNTPYELFMLLGLYSLWRSRMIDRHAEPARSTRSIFREETAQVRSVVATYDPVPEWISRLDACVCLPEF comes from the coding sequence atgtgggcgctcactccctctgtattcgcgaatattcattgggatcagtctccgttgcgatatcttggagtacctctcgataacttccgtaatagtggacctcattggacgtccacgataaccactatccgtagaaaggtgacaacctggcaaggacgtgatctctccatttttgcgagagctaaggcatgcaatacatttctcacttctaagcttctttatgttctgcaggtcttgcactgctcATGTCTCCATGTCcaggcatttcatagaatatttgcatgttttatttggcattcatcatgggaagccatgagaagggacaacctttttctcccgcttgaaaaaggaggcctgggtcttgtgcatttgtgtgtgcgacaattggtcatgcgcttattttaccttaaagatgtccgtcatccattccttctcgcagttaatcgagcacgtcttgcgtcacacctcccttttccttttgtcacgacaaactttgctcagGAACTACCGTTATGGGGCTTCTTAAAGGAACTTGTAGACACTATTTCAttcttaaaagccagattcaACCTTGAGTATTTGTTTACCGTTAATCGCACGTCActaaatgtagcacttatagataaccttttccctgaacctccGTACCGAAATCCGCATCTGTCTCTATTTggtcaagatgttctttgccgtgtccgtagaatgtgcatagcgccagcagcgaaaacgtttttctttaagctgcacacctccacactGCCATTTAAAACGTGGCTTCCGGAAAAAGAACTGTATGTACCTTGGAATACAAATTCTAGgctttgcaatcaacccgagacaaaagaacattgctttatactttgccgtgacgcatttcttttttgggacattttacaaagaactatcaaaaaagactttcctctcacatgtcatggtatccggttccttccgttcaaaaagacagccagtaatacaccatatgagttgtttatgttattaggactttattcattatggagaagtcgaatgatcgacagacatgccgagccagctcgctcgacaaggtctatcttccgagaagagactgctcaagtccgtagtgtggtggctacatatgatcccgtccccgaatggatttcgcgtctggacgcttgtgtttgtttgccagaattttga